The genomic region TATTATCCACGCCTTGCGCCAATAAATTTTCTTTTGAATGGTGGCAAAATCGCTTGACGGGAGGCTTGCAGCCATCATTTGATGGTTATGGCAGATTTAAAACCGATGAACCAGGACATCTACGCCGACTTTGCGATCGCCACCTGAAATCTTTATGTTCTGATGTCGGAATAGATATTTATAAAATCTATCATCGCGCCCATTTATTTGAAACCCTTGCCCCTAAAGGTAGACTATTTAAGCGCATACCTCAAGCTTGCGTTGGTTTTGGCATGTTAGATTGGTATCTATTTAAAAACTTCCCCAACGGTTCAACGATGATTGCTTTAGGAAAGAAAAGATAGCGCTCTTGTTGACAGTTATCAGTTATCAGTTATCAGTTATCAGTGGTAATTGGTAATTGGTTGACGGTTGATTCTTTTCCCCCTCAGCTCCCTCAGCTCCCTCAGCTCTCTTGTCCCCCTTCCCCTCTCAGCTCTCTTCCGCTGCCTGGGGTTGAATTTGACAAACCACTTCATAAAGAGTAGTTGTAGGAGCGCGATCGAATAAAGGGGACATCTTTTTTAGTATGCTCCTGTAGTTTTCCTCATGCTCATTAGCTTCCATCTCATCTACACTTTCCCAGAAAATCACAGAAACGCCTCGATCTGTACCTGGTTCTTGCAGGAGATATGCACCTTTAAACCCATGTCTATAAGTTGAAACTGCCTGTTCGTAAATTCTTCTTGCTTCTTCAAACTTGCCCGGTTTGAATTCTCCAACTGTAACTTGAGTATATTGCCGTTTGAGAAAATCTTGAAAATCCATCGTTTATCACCTCAATGATTTATTTGTTATTAGTCATTAGTCATTTGTCATCAGTAAGTGGTTTATGACTTACGACTTACGACTTACGACTTACGACTTATTGTTTGACTTCTTGTGGATTCACATCCATTTTGAATTTTGATAAATGTAGATTTAATCATTAAAAATGATTTTATAGTCTTTTGCTCTCACAATTGACTAAAACTATAGATTTTGTTGCGATGTGGCGATCGCAGCTTGGGGGCTAGAAATGCAGCAAACGTTACGACCTGTGTGAGATGCCCGATTGCCGCACTCTACCCTCTGCTATTGTGCCATAGCGATCGAACCTAAAATCTAAATCAGGCAGTTCTACTAAATTAAACCTTGAGCAACGAATAAAACTGCAAACAGACTAGATACTATGGCAAGAAATCTAAACACTGGGGCAACTTCTTCTATATGGCGATTTGGTTTGAGAAAGAAACTTTGTACGAAGCGCGATCGCTGTACTGAAATAGAGACGGACAAGACAAACAAAAAGGGTAAACTTAAAGTAGGAACTGATAAATTTAGATAGGAATAATTAGCACAAATTAATAAAAAAATATTCCATAACACAAGCGCTGAAACGACAACTTGCCAGTAAATAGGACTACCGTTTCGACGAGGAAATTCCTCAACACGGGCTGCTGGTAAAAAACCAGCTTGTTTAATGTAATCAAAAAAGCTCTGAGTACTTTGAGTCAAAAAAACAATATTGGCAGGATATTCAGCAACGGTGTGTCTAATTCTAACTCCACCCCACGTTTTTTCTAAAGAAACAATTTGCTGCGGGTAAAATTTATAGTTAGCCAGCAAAAAAACATTGAGTTTTAGTTGGTTATAATCTGCTGACAAATTCGCTAAAGGTTGAGGCAGTTTCATCTCTCCAACAGAAACACCTCCAATCAAATTTGCTGAATGCGGCATTTGAAATTTATCCCACTAATTGTTCAATTGACATGCGATTTCATGAATCTAGTTGTATTCTTCCCCTTCAAAACAGTAACTATATCAATACGTAGGTCGAGGTAACACAAAGTTACATAAGCTATTCTTATAAATTGCTTTCATTTTCTCGCTACAGTCGCTCTATGAGATCTCATGGCAAAGTCACAAGCCTCATTCTGCCTAGCAAGGGAGCAATCGGCGCTCAGTTAAGGAAATGTTCAAATTCCTGCAAGAAATTGCAGCAAACAGAGCATAAGGCAGGAATTGCACTTTCAATCGCTCTTATTGCCTGCAACCCTGCTCTATAATCTATGAAGATAGTGTAAAACTTGAATGAGTCTCGTTACAGTCCGCCAACCAAGCTAAATGAAACCGTGCAGCATATACAGACAACTATAACTGGATAACAGATTATTAGAAATAGATCGAGTTAACTTTACAAATTGTACGAATGCGATCGATTGAGCAACCAATAGTGGGCTGCCGTCCATAAAAATTTGGATCGAGAAATTTGGGTCAAAAACTTTCGGTCAACTACAATGTTAGGCAAGTTACTAGAGGGACGTTATCAAGTCATGCAAGTTCTGAGTGCAGGGGGTTTTTGTCAGACCTACCTCGCTCAAGACACCCATATTTC from Scytonema millei VB511283 harbors:
- a CDS encoding antibiotic biosynthesis monooxygenase family protein — its product is MDFQDFLKRQYTQVTVGEFKPGKFEEARRIYEQAVSTYRHGFKGAYLLQEPGTDRGVSVIFWESVDEMEANEHEENYRSILKKMSPLFDRAPTTTLYEVVCQIQPQAAEES